From a single Anaerolineales bacterium genomic region:
- a CDS encoding fasciclin domain-containing protein: MKRNSLLVVLLVAFALVLAACGPAATPTPEPAPTAMPEPTAIPEPELGDIVDTAVADGRFTTLVAAVQAAELVDALKGEGPFTVFAPTDDAFAALPEGTVESLLLPENKQALTDILLYHVVEGKVMAEDVVGLTSATTLLGKDIAIKVDMGNVYINDAQVIITDIETSNGVIHVIDAVILPPSDEAAEDAQTIVEIAVADERFSTLVAAVTAADLVETLSGEGPFTVFAPTNDAFAALPAGTLDSLLLPENKQALTDILLYHVVSGKVMAADVVGLTSATTVLGADITITVRDGKVFLNDTVEVIITDIEASNGVIHVIDAVLLPPQ, from the coding sequence ATGAAACGCAATTCCCTGCTCGTCGTCTTGCTCGTCGCGTTCGCCCTGGTTTTGGCAGCCTGCGGTCCCGCCGCAACTCCCACGCCTGAACCCGCGCCCACAGCGATGCCCGAACCCACCGCCATCCCTGAACCTGAACTCGGCGACATCGTAGACACCGCCGTCGCTGACGGACGCTTCACCACCCTCGTCGCCGCCGTCCAAGCCGCTGAGTTGGTGGATGCGCTCAAGGGTGAAGGTCCTTTCACTGTCTTCGCCCCCACGGATGACGCTTTTGCCGCACTGCCCGAAGGGACCGTCGAAAGCCTGCTCCTGCCGGAGAACAAACAAGCTCTCACCGATATTTTGCTCTACCACGTCGTGGAAGGTAAGGTCATGGCTGAAGATGTCGTTGGTCTGACCAGCGCCACCACCCTGCTCGGCAAAGACATTGCCATCAAGGTCGATATGGGCAATGTGTACATCAATGACGCCCAAGTCATCATCACCGACATCGAGACCTCCAACGGCGTGATCCATGTCATCGACGCGGTCATCCTGCCGCCCTCCGATGAAGCCGCTGAAGACGCACAGACCATTGTCGAGATCGCCGTCGCTGACGAACGCTTCAGCACCCTCGTAGCTGCCGTCACCGCCGCAGACCTGGTCGAAACCCTGAGCGGAGAAGGTCCCTTCACGGTCTTCGCCCCCACCAATGACGCCTTTGCCGCACTGCCCGCAGGCACGCTCGACAGCCTGCTCCTGCCGGAGAACAAGCAAGCTCTCACCGACATCCTGCTCTACCACGTCGTTTCCGGCAAGGTCATGGCTGCGGATGTGGTCGGTCTGACCAGCGCGACCACCGTGCTTGGCGCCGACATCACCATCACCGTCCGCGATGGCAAGGTCTTCCTGAACGACACCGTTGAAGTCATCATCACCGACATCGAAGCCTCCAACGGCGTGATCCATGTAATTGACGCGGTTCTCCTCCCGCCTCAATAA
- a CDS encoding cytidylate kinase-like family protein, with amino-acid sequence MSVITISREYGSEGDAIAQNTAKTLGYHFVDKTFIGDILGQYGYVEFDKEYESLPSFWERFDAQRGNQRDAMMKLLNQVIQAVARHGNVVILGRSGFEVLGGFDDVLHVRLQAPFAVRVGRVMEYQNITFDQAETIVRENDKVRQAFVEEFYKVPWGAIHAFDLVMNTGKVPPELAVDLIVNTEKTRMANPEMGRSTADIEVDRILADALSDMLGCHKEHRLITV; translated from the coding sequence ATGTCCGTGATCACGATTTCGAGAGAATACGGCAGTGAAGGGGATGCGATCGCGCAGAACACCGCCAAAACACTGGGCTATCATTTTGTGGATAAAACCTTCATCGGCGATATCCTCGGTCAATACGGGTATGTGGAATTCGACAAGGAATACGAGTCCCTGCCCAGTTTTTGGGAGCGGTTCGATGCGCAGCGCGGGAATCAGCGCGATGCCATGATGAAACTGCTCAATCAGGTCATTCAGGCGGTCGCGCGGCACGGGAATGTGGTCATTCTCGGGCGCAGCGGATTTGAAGTGCTGGGCGGGTTTGATGACGTCCTGCATGTGCGTTTGCAGGCTCCCTTTGCGGTACGGGTAGGACGCGTGATGGAATATCAAAACATCACCTTCGATCAGGCGGAAACCATCGTCAGGGAGAATGACAAGGTGCGGCAGGCGTTCGTGGAGGAATTCTACAAAGTGCCGTGGGGCGCGATCCACGCCTTCGATCTGGTCATGAACACAGGCAAGGTCCCGCCCGAACTGGCAGTGGATCTGATCGTCAACACCGAGAAAACGCGCATGGCAAATCCCGAAATGGGCAGATCCACCGCCGACATCGAAGTGGACCGAATCCTTGCGGATGCCCTCTCTGACATGCTTGGATGCCACAAAGAGCACAGGCTGATCACAGTGTAA
- a CDS encoding rhodanese-like domain-containing protein gives MFPEITVIELSEKLKSDEKFVLLDVRELVELGYAKIEDSRLEVTPVSRLSTEGPGALPESVRSQEVPVFVICHHGNRSMQVTAWLAQQGYKNVFNVRGGIDEYARTVDSSIGFY, from the coding sequence ATGTTCCCAGAAATCACCGTCATCGAACTATCCGAGAAACTGAAATCCGACGAGAAATTCGTCCTGCTGGACGTGCGCGAACTCGTCGAGTTGGGATATGCCAAGATCGAAGACAGCAGGCTGGAGGTCACGCCGGTGAGCCGCCTTTCAACCGAAGGACCGGGTGCACTACCCGAGTCGGTCAGATCACAGGAAGTGCCCGTATTCGTCATCTGTCATCACGGCAACCGCAGCATGCAGGTGACCGCTTGGCTGGCGCAGCAGGGGTACAAGAACGTCTTCAACGTGCGCGGGGGGATCGACGAATACGCGCGGACGGTGGATTCCTCCATCGGGTTTTATTAA
- a CDS encoding DUF4173 domain-containing protein, producing MKTNPTKLWLIVLALGWVFDFLFWDKGFGINFAIFWTAGLIVVFYLLLSNGLRPHRSSLVLIPLFVFFAAVTFLRAEPMTTFLAVTFTLLTLTILTVTYLGGRWMQYSLADYFMKALSLIGSLLARPISFTSEARKAQEDSGKPPAKYKFMPLLRGILIALPVVAVFASLLASADMVFSQRLDAFIEMFKLENLPEYIFRLIYIVIVGYALMGVVLHAASASKDEKLVGEEKPLIPPFLGFTESSIVLGSVVLLFALFVIIQFQYFFGGTANITFEGYSYAEYARRGFGELVTVAFFALLMFLTLSGITKRETEAQRKIFSSLGIALVALLLVMLVSAYQRLVLYEAAYGFTRLRTYTHVFLVWIGLLLVATIVLEILRRERAFAFAMLIASFGFAISLPLLNVDSFIVKQNIQREIQGQASEDLDSRYFLDLSDDAIPPLVNALQTPTLPDSVHEKVGAALACIRHQRGWDESERTWQSFHFARLNADNALASVSAELDEYKIMDRDYPAKAIAPSGAEYDCWRYYFD from the coding sequence ATGAAAACCAATCCAACCAAACTCTGGCTCATCGTCCTCGCCCTCGGCTGGGTCTTCGACTTCCTCTTCTGGGATAAAGGCTTCGGCATCAACTTCGCCATCTTCTGGACGGCTGGACTGATCGTCGTCTTTTACCTTCTCCTCAGCAACGGACTGCGCCCGCATCGTTCCTCCCTCGTCCTGATCCCGCTCTTTGTTTTCTTCGCCGCTGTGACCTTCCTGCGCGCCGAGCCGATGACGACCTTCCTCGCCGTCACCTTCACTCTGCTCACGCTGACCATTCTGACCGTCACCTACCTCGGTGGGCGCTGGATGCAATACTCGCTCGCGGATTATTTCATGAAGGCATTATCCCTGATCGGCAGTCTGCTTGCGCGCCCGATCTCGTTTACTTCCGAAGCGCGCAAAGCGCAGGAAGACTCGGGAAAGCCGCCCGCAAAATACAAATTCATGCCGCTCCTGCGCGGAATCCTGATCGCTCTGCCGGTCGTGGCGGTCTTTGCCTCCCTGCTCGCCTCCGCGGACATGGTCTTTAGTCAACGGCTGGATGCGTTCATCGAGATGTTCAAACTCGAAAACCTGCCCGAATACATCTTCCGTTTGATCTATATTGTCATCGTCGGTTATGCGTTGATGGGAGTCGTCCTGCACGCCGCCTCCGCCTCGAAAGACGAAAAACTGGTCGGCGAGGAAAAGCCGCTGATCCCGCCCTTCCTCGGTTTCACCGAATCGAGCATCGTATTGGGGAGTGTGGTTTTGCTGTTCGCGCTTTTTGTGATCATCCAATTCCAATACTTCTTCGGCGGCACCGCCAACATCACCTTCGAGGGGTATTCCTACGCCGAATACGCCCGCCGCGGATTTGGCGAACTGGTCACGGTGGCGTTCTTCGCCCTGCTGATGTTCCTCACCTTGAGCGGCATCACCAAACGCGAAACCGAAGCCCAGCGAAAGATTTTCTCAAGTTTGGGCATTGCGCTCGTTGCTTTGCTGTTGGTCATGCTCGTTTCCGCGTACCAGCGCCTGGTCTTGTATGAGGCGGCGTACGGCTTCACCCGTCTGCGCACCTACACCCATGTCTTCCTCGTCTGGATCGGTCTTTTACTCGTCGCCACCATCGTTCTCGAAATCCTCCGCAGGGAACGCGCCTTTGCGTTCGCCATGCTGATCGCTTCATTTGGCTTCGCCATCTCGCTTCCGCTCCTCAATGTGGATTCGTTCATCGTCAAGCAAAACATCCAACGCGAGATTCAGGGACAGGCAAGCGAAGACCTCGACTCGCGCTACTTCCTTGACCTTTCTGATGACGCCATCCCTCCGCTTGTGAACGCGCTTCAGACTCCGACCCTGCCTGACTCTGTCCATGAGAAGGTTGGCGCGGCTCTGGCATGTATCCGCCACCAGCGCGGATGGGACGAAAGCGAGCGGACATGGCAATCCTTCCACTTCGCCCGTCTCAACGCGGACAACGCGCTGGCTTCCGTGAGCGCTGAACTCGACGAGTACAAGATCATGGACAGGGATTATCCCGCAAAAGCGATCGCTCCCTCTGGCGCAGAGTACGACTGCTGGCGGTATTATTTCGATTAA
- a CDS encoding DUF2971 domain-containing protein: MKNKKMPEAQSEKLYQELLPEFLFNKDVPETLYHYTSSAGLIGIIESSKIWATKTTYLNDSSELQLTFDYIREEVEIQKKNSIKKHDGFNHDDLLSLLDSIGNVNVSVASFSAKGDLLSQWRGYSKIGDGYSLGFDGNKLKKFIGNLTTNFGDKFYLVPCQYEPEIHKKLAANFVNHFIATNISRESPDFESFDRSTKHAYFEQNILIIAQIIKSKAFEQEEEWRLISPGLPYSDAKFRIGKHALIPYWEIDLNIMNTLKSVIIGPTPESRLSHGAVYGILTKKGFSTHPYIDTPEFNKITIENSRIPYRHI; the protein is encoded by the coding sequence ATGAAAAACAAAAAGATGCCCGAAGCTCAGTCCGAGAAACTTTACCAAGAACTTTTACCAGAATTTTTATTTAATAAAGATGTTCCTGAAACTCTATACCACTACACATCCTCTGCTGGATTAATTGGAATAATTGAGAGTAGTAAAATCTGGGCTACAAAAACAACTTACTTAAATGACAGCTCTGAATTACAACTTACATTTGATTACATTCGTGAAGAAGTTGAAATACAAAAAAAGAATAGCATCAAAAAACACGACGGGTTTAATCACGATGACCTCCTTTCACTATTAGACAGTATTGGAAATGTAAATGTCAGTGTGGCATCTTTCTCAGCTAAAGGTGATTTACTTAGCCAGTGGAGAGGCTACTCGAAAATAGGGGATGGGTATTCTCTAGGTTTTGACGGAAATAAACTAAAGAAATTTATCGGCAATCTCACAACAAACTTTGGTGATAAATTCTATCTAGTTCCATGTCAATACGAACCTGAAATTCACAAAAAGCTGGCTGCAAATTTTGTAAACCATTTTATAGCAACTAATATTTCTCGCGAATCGCCAGACTTCGAATCTTTTGACCGAAGCACAAAACATGCTTACTTTGAACAAAATATTTTAATAATTGCTCAAATAATAAAATCAAAGGCTTTCGAACAAGAAGAAGAATGGAGGCTTATTAGCCCAGGCCTGCCTTACTCAGATGCAAAATTTCGGATTGGAAAACATGCTCTTATCCCATATTGGGAAATAGATTTAAATATTATGAATACTCTCAAATCTGTGATCATTGGTCCGACACCTGAATCGAGATTGTCACATGGAGCAGTATATGGAATATTAACAAAAAAAGGCTTTTCAACACACCCTTATATAGATACCCCTGAATTTAATAAAATTACAATTGAGAACTCCAGAATCCCTTACAGACATATTTAG
- a CDS encoding FAD-dependent oxidoreductase: protein MSKKVIILGGGVAGMSAAHELAVRGFQVTVYEKKSIPGGKARSVPVPKTGRDGNPDLPGEHGFRFFPSFYRHVTDTMKRIPYGNNKQGVFDNLTNTTRIEITQFQKKSVTMLAQFPRSFEELIVLLKSGIDLEKYVGLKADDIEFFGAKLWQYLTTCQDRRMDDLEKIGWWEYSDAGNRSEAYQKFLAQGLTRSLVAANAHVANAKVEGDVGIQLILGLSEPGVNADRVLDGPTNEVWIGPWLEFLQSKGVSYNLETEIDTIECDGKTITGVTLKKKGKKFNDTADYYVLAVPVEQAARLLKEKKHANILKADSTLQGVIELGSHVAWMNGIQFYLKEDVPMIHGHMIHIDTPWALTSISQAQFWKDYKWSAVGDGKVKGILSVDLSEWGSEWNGKVVGKGILYNKVARDCTREQIKKEVWAQLKKSVNLPDQPPVLEDSNVAHIFIDPDIKNNVRPNTPSRYTDAEPLYIDVVDSWHLRPDAYTRIPNFFLAADYVRTNTQLATMEGANEAARRAVNSIISASGSTAPLCKIWKLQEPLIFSIWRWYDQRRYDRGEPWTSDFPWFVDAAQYLLVSAYQLWHNITGRNRKKE, encoded by the coding sequence TGCCGGTGCCAAAGACCGGCAGGGACGGCAACCCCGATCTGCCCGGCGAACATGGCTTTCGGTTCTTCCCCAGTTTTTACCGGCATGTGACCGATACGATGAAGCGTATCCCGTACGGGAACAACAAACAGGGTGTGTTCGATAACCTGACGAATACCACGCGCATCGAGATCACGCAGTTTCAAAAAAAAAGCGTGACCATGCTGGCGCAGTTCCCGCGCTCGTTCGAAGAGTTGATCGTTTTGCTCAAAAGCGGGATCGATCTGGAAAAGTATGTGGGATTGAAAGCCGATGATATCGAGTTCTTTGGGGCGAAACTCTGGCAATACCTCACCACTTGCCAGGATCGCCGCATGGACGATCTGGAGAAGATCGGCTGGTGGGAATATTCAGATGCTGGCAACCGCTCCGAAGCCTATCAAAAGTTTCTGGCGCAGGGACTGACGCGCTCGCTGGTTGCGGCAAATGCGCATGTCGCCAATGCCAAAGTGGAAGGCGACGTGGGGATTCAACTGATCCTTGGACTTTCAGAACCGGGTGTGAACGCCGATCGCGTGTTGGATGGTCCCACCAACGAGGTATGGATCGGTCCGTGGTTGGAGTTTTTACAAAGCAAGGGCGTGAGTTACAACCTTGAAACCGAGATCGACACCATCGAGTGCGATGGGAAGACGATTACCGGCGTGACCTTGAAGAAGAAGGGAAAGAAGTTCAACGATACCGCCGATTACTACGTTCTGGCTGTTCCAGTCGAACAAGCCGCGCGCCTCTTGAAGGAGAAGAAACATGCCAACATCCTCAAAGCGGATTCGACCCTGCAAGGCGTCATCGAACTTGGCAGTCATGTGGCATGGATGAACGGCATCCAATTCTATCTCAAGGAGGATGTGCCGATGATCCACGGGCACATGATCCACATTGATACACCGTGGGCGCTCACATCCATTTCGCAGGCGCAATTCTGGAAGGATTACAAATGGTCGGCTGTCGGTGATGGCAAGGTCAAAGGCATTCTCTCTGTTGACCTTTCAGAATGGGGCAGCGAATGGAACGGCAAAGTTGTTGGCAAAGGGATCTTGTACAACAAAGTGGCACGCGACTGCACCCGCGAACAGATCAAAAAGGAAGTCTGGGCACAGTTGAAGAAGAGCGTCAACCTGCCGGATCAACCGCCGGTGCTCGAAGATTCGAACGTCGCGCACATCTTCATTGATCCCGACATCAAGAATAACGTCCGACCCAACACACCATCGCGTTACACCGATGCCGAACCGCTATATATTGATGTGGTCGATTCGTGGCATTTGCGCCCTGACGCGTACACGCGCATCCCCAATTTTTTCCTCGCGGCGGATTACGTCCGCACCAACACGCAACTCGCCACCATGGAGGGCGCGAACGAAGCCGCGCGCCGCGCCGTCAACAGCATCATCTCCGCTTCAGGCAGTACCGCCCCGCTCTGCAAGATCTGGAAATTGCAAGAACCACTGATTTTTTCCATCTGGCGCTGGTACGATCAACGGCGTTACGACCGCGGCGAACCATGGACGAGTGACTTCCCCTGGTTTGTGGATGCCGCCCAGTACCTGCTGGTGAGCGCCTATCAACTCTGGCACAATATCACAGGACGAAACCGAAAGAAGGAGTAA
- a CDS encoding exonuclease domain-containing protein — MFNIATARFAFLDIETTGLSPWFGDRICQVAVVLTEGKRVKGTLDLLINPERTLSPSAVHVNGLDESKLSAAPKFSEITDQLDPLFSDAVVVCHNAKFDIQFLDNEYRKLNRTIEFPNLIDTLLMARQFYELPSYSLKHLAQDFSVAANMNGSQALADAITMKNLFFAMTDSLKSVGKSLEDFIGIYNSPVWPEEGVYLPTELSEAINSGKRLFIKYMDKDGETSERWITPKDVIGLADYIYLQAFCHTRNAERTFRLDRIVEFKVEEGKE, encoded by the coding sequence ATGTTTAACATTGCAACTGCCCGCTTCGCTTTTTTGGATATCGAAACCACCGGACTTTCCCCCTGGTTTGGGGACCGCATCTGCCAGGTCGCCGTGGTGCTGACCGAAGGCAAACGCGTCAAAGGGACCCTTGACCTGCTCATCAACCCCGAGCGGACTCTTTCTCCCTCGGCGGTCCACGTCAACGGCTTGGACGAGTCGAAGCTGTCCGCAGCGCCGAAATTCTCAGAGATCACCGACCAGCTTGACCCGTTGTTCAGTGACGCGGTGGTCGTCTGTCACAATGCGAAGTTCGATATCCAATTCCTTGACAACGAATACCGCAAACTGAATCGGACCATCGAATTTCCCAACCTGATCGACACGCTGTTGATGGCGCGCCAGTTCTATGAACTGCCGTCGTACAGCCTGAAGCATCTCGCGCAGGATTTCAGCGTGGCGGCGAACATGAACGGTTCGCAGGCGCTGGCGGATGCGATCACGATGAAGAACCTGTTCTTCGCGATGACCGATTCACTCAAGTCCGTCGGCAAATCGCTGGAGGATTTCATCGGCATTTATAACTCGCCTGTGTGGCCCGAAGAGGGCGTGTACCTGCCGACCGAGTTGAGCGAAGCCATCAACAGCGGAAAACGCCTGTTCATCAAATACATGGACAAGGACGGCGAGACGTCCGAACGCTGGATCACCCCCAAGGACGTGATCGGACTCGCCGATTACATTTACCTGCAAGCCTTCTGCCATACCCGCAATGCCGAGCGGACGTTTCGGCTGGATCGGATCGTTGAGTTTAAGGTGGAAGAGGGGAAGGAGTAA
- the glgP gene encoding alpha-glucan family phosphorylase codes for MEFITSPSQKFDLPKRITRLGELATNLWWTWHPEATRLFGRLDYDLWERLAHNPIRLLNEIEQGRLKQAAKDKDYLALYDEVFAAFDDYFKKETWSQQAHPELKNPIAYFSMEYGLHETLPIYSGGLGVLSGDHLKEASDLGLPFVAVGFMYAQGYFSQRISEDGWQEALNNLLHFEHLPVALVTQDGKPLTLEIKFPDRSIHFQIWEVRVGRIPLYLLDSNVESNNDYDRLLTARLYWSDLDRRIMQEILLGIGGVRALRALGYDPAVWHMNEGHASFLTLERARELVAKGLPFADAAKQTLPQNVFTTHTPVPAGNDEFPLWLIDKYLATYWSELGLTRSEFVDVAKHHQPHGETYSMPILALKLSGGSNGVSELHGEVSRDMWKFLWSDLNVKDVPIDHVTNGVHTRNWLARRMNLLLEKHLGADWYDRLDDHKFMEKVDSIPDDELWAVRLHLKRKLAFYLRERVRDRWRHGGFHPVQVVSSGVLINPYALTIGFARRFATYKRASLIMSDVERLLDIINRPNMPVQIIFAGKAHPADEPGKQLIQKVYRTVKKAETGGRLVFLEDYDMNLARYLVQGVDVWMNTPRRPYEASGTSGMKAAINGVLNFSILDGWWREAYDERNGWAIGEEREYESSEAQDAADAESLYRTLEHQIIPLFYNRDPKEMSHEWIARMKDAMKTVIPQFSTRRMVKEYVEKFYAPAAKK; via the coding sequence ATGGAATTCATTACTTCTCCCTCCCAAAAATTCGACCTGCCCAAGCGCATCACGCGCCTCGGCGAACTTGCCACCAATCTGTGGTGGACATGGCACCCGGAAGCGACCCGTCTCTTCGGGCGCCTCGATTATGACCTGTGGGAACGCCTCGCCCACAACCCGATCCGCCTGCTGAACGAGATCGAGCAGGGACGCTTGAAGCAAGCCGCCAAGGACAAGGATTATCTTGCGCTGTACGATGAAGTCTTTGCGGCATTCGATGATTACTTCAAAAAAGAGACCTGGTCACAGCAGGCACACCCCGAGCTGAAAAATCCCATCGCATACTTCTCGATGGAATACGGTTTGCACGAAACCCTGCCCATCTATTCGGGCGGCTTGGGCGTGCTTTCCGGCGACCACCTCAAGGAAGCCTCCGACCTCGGTCTGCCGTTCGTCGCCGTCGGCTTCATGTACGCGCAGGGTTACTTCTCTCAGCGCATCAGCGAGGACGGTTGGCAGGAGGCGCTCAACAATTTGCTGCACTTCGAGCATCTGCCTGTAGCGCTCGTGACGCAGGATGGGAAACCGCTCACCCTTGAGATCAAATTCCCCGACCGCAGTATCCACTTCCAGATCTGGGAGGTGCGTGTCGGTCGCATCCCGCTCTACCTGCTGGATTCCAACGTCGAAAGCAACAACGACTATGACCGCCTGCTCACCGCCCGCCTGTATTGGTCCGACCTTGACCGCCGCATCATGCAGGAGATTTTGCTGGGGATCGGCGGAGTCCGCGCTTTGCGGGCGCTGGGATATGACCCAGCCGTCTGGCACATGAATGAGGGGCACGCCTCTTTCCTGACCCTGGAACGGGCTCGTGAACTCGTGGCAAAAGGACTCCCCTTTGCCGATGCCGCCAAACAGACCCTCCCGCAGAACGTATTTACCACCCACACGCCCGTCCCGGCAGGGAACGACGAATTCCCGCTCTGGTTAATTGATAAATATCTCGCCACCTACTGGTCCGAGCTGGGACTCACCCGTTCCGAATTTGTGGACGTTGCCAAGCATCACCAGCCGCACGGCGAGACGTATTCCATGCCGATCCTTGCGCTGAAATTATCGGGAGGCAGCAACGGCGTGTCCGAACTGCACGGCGAAGTTTCGCGTGATATGTGGAAGTTCCTGTGGAGTGACTTGAACGTAAAGGATGTGCCGATCGACCATGTTACCAACGGCGTGCACACCCGCAACTGGCTCGCGCGCCGCATGAACCTCCTGCTCGAAAAACATCTCGGCGCGGACTGGTACGACCGTCTCGATGACCACAAATTCATGGAGAAAGTGGATTCCATCCCCGACGATGAGTTATGGGCGGTGCGCCTGCATCTCAAACGAAAACTGGCGTTCTACCTGCGCGAGCGCGTCCGTGACCGCTGGCGTCATGGCGGATTCCATCCCGTGCAGGTCGTCTCCTCGGGCGTGCTCATCAATCCCTACGCGCTGACCATCGGATTTGCGCGCCGCTTTGCCACCTATAAACGCGCCAGCCTCATCATGTCGGATGTGGAACGTCTGCTCGACATCATCAACCGCCCGAACATGCCCGTACAGATCATCTTTGCCGGTAAGGCGCATCCCGCCGATGAACCCGGCAAGCAGTTGATCCAGAAGGTGTACCGCACGGTCAAGAAAGCCGAAACGGGCGGACGCCTCGTCTTCCTCGAAGATTACGATATGAACCTCGCCCGCTACCTCGTCCAAGGCGTGGACGTGTGGATGAACACGCCGCGCCGCCCCTACGAAGCCAGCGGGACTTCGGGCATGAAAGCCGCCATCAACGGCGTATTGAACTTTTCCATTCTCGATGGCTGGTGGCGGGAGGCGTACGACGAACGCAACGGCTGGGCGATCGGCGAAGAGAGGGAATATGAATCTTCCGAGGCGCAGGATGCCGCCGACGCCGAAAGTTTGTATCGAACGCTCGAGCACCAGATCATCCCGCTTTTCTATAATCGCGATCCGAAGGAAATGTCCCACGAGTGGATTGCCCGCATGAAGGATGCGATGAAGACCGTCATCCCGCAATTCTCCACCCGCCGCATGGTCAAGGAATACGTGGAGAAGTTCTACGCGCCCGCCGCGAAAAAATAA